The Pseudomonas parafulva genome window below encodes:
- the znuB gene encoding zinc ABC transporter permease subunit ZnuB, with translation MADFLLYALLAGLSLALVAGPLGSFVVWRRMAYFGDTLSHAALLGVALGLALDVSPTLAVTIGCLLLAILLVTLQQRQPLASDTLLGILAPSTLSLGLVVLSFMHDVRIDLMAYLFGDLLAISSTDLAWILGGSVLVLALLAALWRPLLAVTVHEELARVEGLPVAGLRLTLMLLIAVVIAVAMKIVGVLLITSLLIIPAAAAQRHARSPEQMALGASLLGVAAVCGGLAMSWFKDTPAGPSIVVCAAVLFLLSLALPKR, from the coding sequence ATGGCTGATTTTCTTCTCTACGCCTTGCTTGCCGGATTGTCCCTGGCGCTGGTCGCCGGCCCGCTGGGCTCCTTCGTGGTCTGGCGGCGCATGGCCTATTTCGGCGACACCCTGTCCCATGCGGCGTTGCTGGGCGTGGCCCTGGGCCTGGCCCTGGACGTCAGCCCGACCCTGGCGGTGACCATCGGCTGCCTGCTGCTGGCGATCCTGCTGGTAACCCTGCAGCAGCGCCAGCCGCTGGCGTCGGACACCCTGCTTGGCATTCTCGCCCCCAGCACCTTGTCGCTGGGTTTGGTGGTCTTGAGCTTCATGCACGATGTGCGCATCGACCTGATGGCCTATCTGTTCGGCGACCTGCTGGCCATCAGCAGCACCGACCTGGCCTGGATCCTCGGCGGCAGTGTGTTGGTGCTGGCCTTGCTGGCCGCGCTCTGGCGCCCCCTGCTGGCGGTCACCGTGCACGAGGAACTGGCGCGGGTCGAAGGCTTGCCAGTGGCGGGGCTGCGCCTGACGCTGATGCTGCTGATCGCGGTGGTGATCGCGGTGGCGATGAAAATCGTCGGTGTACTGCTGATTACCTCGCTGCTGATCATTCCCGCCGCCGCGGCACAACGTCACGCCCGCTCGCCCGAACAGATGGCGTTGGGCGCCAGCCTGCTGGGCGTGGCCGCGGTCTGTGGCGGCCTGGCGATGTCCTGGTTCAAGGACACCCCGGCCGGTCCGTCGATCGTGGTCTGCGCGGCGGTGCTATTCTTGCTGAGCCTGGCACTGCCCAAGCGCTGA
- a CDS encoding PA5502 family lipoprotein produces the protein MKPFASRYLLVAVFSLFLAACSSAPVEPPAAPEQPDAWQQLQQNIASNELATAEDQLATLQAQSPDDARVEQYHRQLAEAYLQRSQIVLQKGDVNAAATALARARALMPQAPALTGGEAVAQARQAELDKAEAALKAAESKPQARVIDPAAPSTVIALKTTDIAAMRRQLDDIAADVVNYHCEVVFQVPRIQDAPWLKTLLQKRVSKLDASFPLKQKHEIQRALPAQVVLVPHQN, from the coding sequence ATGAAGCCGTTCGCCTCCCGTTATCTGCTTGTTGCCGTCTTTTCGCTGTTCCTTGCCGCCTGCTCCTCGGCGCCGGTCGAACCGCCCGCTGCCCCGGAACAGCCCGACGCCTGGCAGCAGTTGCAACAGAACATCGCCAGCAACGAGCTGGCCACCGCCGAAGATCAACTCGCCACGCTGCAAGCGCAGTCGCCAGACGACGCCCGCGTCGAGCAGTATCATCGCCAGTTGGCCGAAGCCTACCTGCAACGCAGCCAGATCGTGTTGCAGAAGGGCGACGTCAACGCCGCTGCCACCGCGCTGGCCCGAGCGCGTGCCTTGATGCCACAGGCGCCGGCTCTGACCGGCGGCGAAGCCGTGGCACAGGCCCGCCAGGCCGAGCTGGACAAGGCCGAGGCCGCACTCAAGGCTGCCGAGTCCAAACCCCAGGCTCGGGTCATCGATCCGGCAGCACCGAGCACGGTAATTGCGTTGAAAACCACGGACATCGCGGCCATGCGCCGGCAACTGGACGACATTGCCGCCGACGTGGTGAATTATCACTGCGAAGTGGTTTTCCAAGTGCCGCGCATCCAGGACGCGCCTTGGCTGAAGACGTTGCTGCAAAAGCGCGTCAGCAAGCTCGATGCCAGCTTCCCGCTGAAACAGAAGCATGAAATCCAGCGCGCCTTGCCGGCCCAAGTGGTGCTGGTTCCGCATCAAAACTGA
- the katE gene encoding catalase HPII: MSSNRTDAPKQSELAGTQTPDRANTNTKLQNLEQARSDATGQALRTNQGVRIADNQNTLKAGARGPSLLEDFIMREKITHFDHERIPERIVHARGTGAHGYFQSYGNHSALTKAGFLQDPEKVTPVFVRFSTVQGPRGSGDTVRDVRGFAVKFYTDEGNFDLVGNNMPVFFIQDAIKFPDFVHAVKPEPHNEIPTGGSAHDTFWDFVSLVPESAHMVIWAMSDRAIPRSLRMMEGFGVHTFRLINAEGVASFVKFHWKPRQGVHSVLWDEAQKLAGKDTDYHRRDLSEAIETGDYPEWELGVQIVPEADEHTFDFDLLDPTKLIPEELVPVTPLGKMVLNRNPDNYFAEIEQVAFCPGHIVPGIDFTNDPLLQGRLFSYTDTQISRLGGPNFHEIPINRPVAPNHNNQRDAMHRQTIHKGRASYEPNSIDGGWPKETPAGPQDGGFESYQERVDAHKIRERSESFSDHFSQARLFFKSMSPNEQQHIIKAYSFELGKVEREYIRERQVNEILANIDLDLATAVAENLGLPAPKAGTVKAPQSKLKTSPALSQMNHPGTVGIKGRKIALLIANGVDGASVDTLVKALEAHSARPMLLGPTSAPVKTADGKALPVDASMEGMPSVMFDGILVPDGKASLDALGASGVAKHFLLEGYKHLKAIGVAPQGKALLDALGLKTDKGLLLGDDQKTVEAFVKAVEAHRVWEREAAAEAIPA; the protein is encoded by the coding sequence ATGTCGAGCAACAGGACCGACGCGCCCAAGCAGAGCGAACTGGCTGGCACCCAGACCCCTGACCGCGCCAACACCAACACCAAGCTGCAGAACCTCGAGCAGGCGCGCAGCGATGCCACCGGCCAGGCGCTGCGGACCAACCAGGGCGTACGCATCGCCGACAACCAGAACACGCTCAAGGCAGGTGCGCGCGGGCCTTCGCTGCTTGAAGACTTCATCATGCGCGAGAAGATTACCCACTTCGACCATGAGCGCATCCCCGAGCGCATCGTGCACGCCCGCGGCACCGGCGCCCACGGTTACTTCCAGAGCTACGGCAACCACAGCGCACTGACCAAGGCCGGTTTCCTGCAAGACCCGGAGAAAGTCACCCCGGTGTTCGTGCGCTTCTCCACCGTGCAAGGCCCGCGCGGCTCGGGGGACACGGTGCGCGATGTGCGCGGTTTCGCCGTGAAGTTCTACACCGATGAAGGCAACTTCGACCTGGTCGGCAACAACATGCCGGTGTTCTTCATCCAGGATGCGATCAAGTTTCCCGACTTCGTGCATGCGGTCAAACCCGAGCCGCACAACGAGATTCCAACCGGTGGCTCGGCCCATGACACCTTCTGGGACTTTGTTTCGTTGGTGCCGGAGTCGGCGCACATGGTCATCTGGGCTATGTCCGACCGTGCCATTCCGCGCAGCTTGCGGATGATGGAAGGCTTCGGTGTGCACACCTTCCGCCTGATCAACGCCGAAGGCGTGGCCAGCTTCGTCAAATTCCACTGGAAGCCGCGTCAGGGTGTTCACTCGGTATTGTGGGACGAGGCGCAGAAACTGGCTGGCAAGGACACCGATTACCACCGCCGCGACCTGTCCGAAGCCATCGAGACCGGCGACTACCCCGAGTGGGAACTGGGCGTGCAGATCGTGCCGGAGGCCGATGAACACACGTTCGACTTCGACCTGCTCGATCCGACCAAGCTCATCCCCGAAGAACTGGTGCCGGTGACGCCGCTGGGCAAGATGGTGCTCAACCGCAACCCGGACAACTATTTCGCCGAGATCGAGCAAGTGGCGTTCTGCCCAGGGCATATCGTGCCGGGCATCGACTTCACCAATGACCCGCTGCTGCAGGGGCGCCTGTTCTCGTATACCGATACCCAGATCAGCCGCCTGGGCGGGCCGAACTTCCATGAGATCCCGATCAACCGCCCCGTGGCGCCGAACCACAACAATCAGCGCGATGCCATGCACCGCCAGACCATCCACAAAGGGCGCGCGTCCTACGAGCCGAACTCGATCGACGGCGGCTGGCCGAAAGAGACGCCCGCCGGGCCTCAGGATGGCGGTTTCGAGAGCTATCAAGAACGCGTCGACGCGCACAAGATCCGCGAGCGCAGCGAGTCGTTCAGCGATCACTTCTCCCAGGCCCGCCTGTTCTTCAAGAGCATGAGCCCGAACGAACAGCAGCACATCATCAAGGCCTATAGCTTCGAGCTGGGCAAGGTCGAGCGCGAGTACATCCGCGAGCGGCAGGTGAATGAGATTCTGGCCAACATCGATCTCGACCTGGCGACGGCGGTGGCCGAGAACCTGGGCTTGCCGGCGCCCAAGGCGGGCACCGTCAAGGCGCCTCAGTCCAAGCTCAAGACCTCCCCTGCCCTGAGCCAGATGAACCATCCCGGCACGGTCGGCATCAAGGGCCGCAAGATCGCCCTGCTGATCGCCAACGGTGTGGACGGTGCCAGCGTCGACACGCTGGTCAAGGCGCTCGAGGCGCACAGCGCGCGGCCGATGCTGCTGGGGCCGACTTCGGCGCCGGTGAAAACCGCCGACGGCAAGGCGCTGCCGGTGGATGCGTCGATGGAGGGCATGCCGTCGGTGATGTTCGACGGCATTCTGGTGCCGGACGGCAAGGCCTCGCTCGATGCCCTGGGCGCCAGTGGCGTCGCCAAGCACTTCCTGCTCGAAGGCTACAAGCACTTGAAGGCCATCGGCGTGGCGCCGCAGGGCAAGGCGCTGCTCGATGCGCTGGGTCTGAAGACCGACAAGGGGCTGCTGCTGGGCGACGACCAGAAGACCGTGGAGGCCTTCGTCAAGGCGGTCGAGGCTCATCGGGTGTGGGAGCGAGAAGCGGCGGCCGAGGCCATTCCAGCCTGA
- a CDS encoding methionine ABC transporter ATP-binding protein: MIEFQHVHKTYRVAGRDIPALNPTSLSIEDGQVFGLIGHSGAGKSTLLRLINRLEAPSGGKIIVDGEDVTAFDANQLRRFRQQVGMIFQHFNLLASKTVADNVALPLVLAGELSRAAIDQRVSQLLARVGLSDHAKKYPAQLSGGQKQRVGIARALSTNPKILLCDEATSALDPQTTASVLQLLAEINRELKLTIVLITHEMDVIRRVCDRVAVMDAGVIVEQGSVADVFLHPQHATTKRFVQEDEQVDEHEQRDDFAHVPGRIVRLTFQGEATYAPLLGTVARETGVDYSILAGRIDRIKDVPYGQLTLAVTGGNIDAAFARFQAADVHMEVLR; encoded by the coding sequence GTGATCGAGTTCCAACATGTGCACAAGACCTACCGCGTCGCCGGTAGGGACATCCCCGCCCTCAACCCGACCAGCCTGAGCATCGAAGATGGCCAGGTGTTCGGCCTTATTGGCCATTCCGGTGCCGGCAAAAGTACCCTGCTGCGCCTGATCAACCGCCTGGAGGCGCCGTCCGGCGGCAAGATCATCGTCGACGGAGAAGACGTCACCGCCTTCGACGCCAACCAACTTCGGCGTTTCCGCCAGCAGGTCGGCATGATCTTCCAGCACTTCAACCTGCTGGCCTCCAAGACCGTCGCCGATAACGTCGCCCTGCCGCTGGTGCTGGCTGGCGAGCTGTCGCGTGCGGCGATCGACCAACGTGTCAGCCAGTTGCTGGCCCGCGTCGGCCTGTCGGACCACGCGAAGAAGTATCCGGCGCAGCTGTCGGGTGGCCAGAAGCAGCGCGTCGGCATCGCCCGGGCGTTGTCGACCAACCCGAAGATCCTGCTGTGCGACGAAGCCACCAGTGCCCTCGACCCGCAGACCACCGCCTCGGTGCTGCAACTGCTGGCCGAGATCAACCGCGAGCTAAAGCTGACCATCGTGTTGATCACCCACGAAATGGACGTGATCCGTCGGGTCTGCGACCGCGTGGCGGTAATGGATGCCGGGGTCATCGTCGAGCAGGGTTCGGTGGCCGACGTGTTCCTGCATCCGCAGCACGCCACCACCAAGCGCTTCGTCCAGGAAGACGAGCAGGTGGACGAGCACGAGCAACGCGACGACTTTGCCCACGTGCCGGGCCGCATCGTGCGCCTGACCTTCCAGGGCGAAGCCACCTATGCGCCGCTGCTGGGCACCGTCGCCCGCGAAACCGGAGTGGACTACAGCATCCTGGCCGGACGCATCGACCGCATCAAGGACGTGCCCTACGGCCAACTCACCCTCGCCGTCACCGGCGGCAACATCGACGCTGCGTTCGCGCGCTTCCAGGCCGCCGACGTCCACATGGAGGTCCTGCGCTGA
- a CDS encoding methionine ABC transporter permease produces the protein MDALNFFANVDWSEIWLATGDTLIMLFGSLLFTVLLGLPLGVLLFLCGPRQMFEQKGVYALLSLVVNILRSLPFIILLIVMIPVTVLITGTSLGVAGAIPPLVVGATPFFARLVETALREVDRGIIEATQSMGATTRQIITNALLPEARPGIFAAITVTAITLVSYTAMAGVVGAGGLGDLAIRFGYQRFQTDVMIVTVVLLLVLVQILQSVGDRLVVHFSRK, from the coding sequence ATGGACGCCCTGAATTTCTTCGCCAACGTCGACTGGTCCGAGATCTGGTTGGCCACCGGCGACACCCTGATCATGCTGTTCGGCTCGCTGCTGTTCACCGTGCTGCTCGGCCTGCCGCTGGGCGTGCTGCTGTTCCTCTGCGGCCCGCGGCAGATGTTCGAGCAGAAGGGCGTGTATGCGCTGCTGTCGCTGGTGGTGAACATCCTGCGTTCGCTGCCCTTCATCATCCTGCTGATCGTGATGATTCCGGTCACCGTACTGATCACCGGCACCTCGCTGGGCGTGGCTGGCGCCATCCCGCCCTTGGTGGTCGGTGCCACGCCGTTCTTCGCCCGCCTGGTGGAAACTGCGCTGCGCGAAGTGGACCGCGGCATCATCGAGGCCACTCAGTCGATGGGCGCCACCACCCGGCAGATCATCACCAATGCCCTGCTGCCCGAAGCGCGTCCAGGTATTTTTGCGGCCATTACGGTCACCGCGATCACCTTGGTGTCCTATACCGCGATGGCCGGTGTGGTCGGCGCCGGCGGCCTGGGCGACCTGGCCATCCGCTTCGGCTACCAGCGCTTCCAGACCGACGTGATGATCGTCACCGTGGTGCTGCTGTTGGTGCTGGTGCAGATCCTGCAGAGCGTCGGCGACCGGCTGGTCGTGCATTTTTCCCGTAAGTAA
- a CDS encoding MetQ/NlpA family ABC transporter substrate-binding protein, translated as MKKLLAVVAAVAAFSAQAAETLSVAASPVPHAEILNFVKPTLAKEGVDLKVKEFTDYIQPNVQVAEKRLDANFFQHQPYLDEFNKAKGTHLVSVAGVHIEPLGIYSSKYKTLDELPSGATVVIPNDATNGGRALLLLDKAGVIKLKDNSNILATVKDVAENPKNVKFRELEAATIPRVLTQVDAALINTNYALEAKLNPEKDALAIEGKDSPYVNILVTREDNKDSDAVKKLVQALHSPEVKQFITEKYKGAVVPAF; from the coding sequence ATGAAGAAACTGCTTGCTGTCGTCGCCGCCGTCGCGGCCTTCTCCGCCCAGGCGGCGGAAACCTTGAGCGTGGCCGCCTCCCCGGTGCCGCACGCCGAGATCCTCAACTTCGTCAAGCCGACGCTGGCCAAGGAAGGGGTGGATTTGAAGGTCAAGGAGTTCACTGACTACATCCAGCCCAACGTGCAAGTGGCCGAGAAGCGCCTGGACGCCAACTTCTTCCAGCACCAGCCGTACCTGGACGAATTCAACAAGGCCAAGGGCACCCATCTGGTCAGCGTTGCCGGCGTGCATATCGAACCGCTGGGCATCTATTCGAGCAAGTACAAGACACTCGACGAGCTGCCGTCCGGTGCCACCGTGGTCATCCCCAACGACGCCACCAACGGCGGCCGAGCCTTGCTGCTGCTGGACAAGGCCGGTGTGATCAAGCTCAAGGACAACAGCAACATCCTCGCCACCGTGAAGGACGTCGCCGAGAATCCCAAGAACGTGAAGTTCCGTGAGCTGGAAGCGGCCACCATTCCACGGGTGCTGACCCAGGTGGATGCCGCGCTGATCAACACCAACTACGCCTTGGAAGCCAAGCTCAATCCGGAAAAGGATGCCCTGGCCATCGAAGGTAAGGACTCGCCCTACGTGAACATCCTGGTCACCCGCGAGGACAACAAGGACAGCGACGCGGTCAAGAAGCTGGTTCAGGCCCTGCACTCGCCTGAGGTGAAGCAGTTCATCACCGAGAAGTACAAGGGCGCAGTGGTTCCGGCGTTCTGA
- a CDS encoding SCO family protein yields MTRTQKTILILFALTALILGLTVTKALNGRGEADSAGLTEAGIILLAQSRSVPAVSMTDQNGQPVQLDQLKGKWSLLFFGYTYCPDICPTTLAQLRQVKSELSKGTLDHLQVVLVSVDPARDTPQQLKQYLAYFDKDFVGLAGSIEDTQTLAHALSIPFIPADTRKPGYTVDHSGNLAIVGPDGRQRGFIRAPFDTQKLVAQLPKLVKRD; encoded by the coding sequence ATGACCCGAACCCAGAAAACCATCCTGATCCTGTTCGCCCTGACCGCATTGATCCTGGGTTTGACCGTTACCAAAGCGCTCAACGGCCGGGGCGAAGCCGATTCGGCCGGGCTCACCGAGGCCGGGATCATTCTGCTGGCACAGAGTCGCAGCGTGCCGGCGGTGAGCATGACCGACCAGAACGGTCAGCCGGTGCAACTGGACCAGCTCAAGGGCAAGTGGTCGTTGCTGTTCTTCGGCTATACCTACTGCCCTGACATCTGCCCGACCACGCTGGCCCAGTTGCGGCAGGTCAAGAGCGAGCTGTCCAAAGGGACGCTCGATCACTTGCAGGTGGTACTGGTGAGCGTCGATCCGGCCCGCGATACCCCCCAACAGCTCAAGCAGTATCTGGCGTATTTCGACAAGGATTTCGTCGGGCTGGCCGGCTCCATCGAAGACACCCAGACACTGGCCCATGCCTTGAGCATCCCGTTCATCCCGGCGGACACGCGCAAGCCTGGCTACACCGTGGATCACAGTGGCAACTTGGCAATCGTCGGGCCGGATGGTCGGCAGCGCGGTTTCATCCGTGCGCCGTTCGACACTCAAAAGCTGGTGGCGCAGTTGCCCAAGCTGGTGAAGCGCGACTGA
- a CDS encoding SulP family inorganic anion transporter — MVNMTQIKAALPRELLASVVVFLVALPLCMGIAIASGMPPAKGLITGIIGGVVVGFLAGSPLQVSGPAAGLAVLVFELVRQHGVAMLGPILLLAGLLQLLAGRLRLGCWFRVTAPAVVYGMLAGIGVLIVLSQVHVMFDAAPQPSGVDNLLGFPATLAAALPLESAGSGWQAGALGLGTIALMWGWDRWRPQRLRFMPGALLGVAAMTALSLWLALPVNRVQVPADLSEAIDWLRPDDLLQLADPSLLVAAFALAFIASAETLLSAAAVDRMHNGQRSDFDRELSAQGIGNMLCGLLGALPMTGVIVRSSANVQAGAQTRASAILHGVWLLGFVVVLGSVLQQIPVASLAGVLVYTGIKLVNVKAFRDLGRYGRMPMFTYAATALAIVFTDLLTGVLVGFALTLLKLAFKAARLKINLVPLDEPGHLELRLSGAATFLKVPALTQTLESVPPGTTLHVPLGNLSYIDHSVLELLEDWGRSSLAAGSHLRIEQHGLKRRVEGRLRRLAQA, encoded by the coding sequence ATGGTGAACATGACACAGATTAAAGCGGCACTGCCGCGCGAATTGCTGGCTTCGGTCGTGGTGTTCCTGGTGGCCCTGCCGCTGTGCATGGGCATCGCGATTGCCTCGGGCATGCCGCCGGCCAAAGGCCTGATCACCGGCATCATCGGCGGCGTCGTGGTCGGCTTTCTCGCCGGCTCGCCGCTGCAGGTCAGCGGCCCGGCGGCGGGCCTGGCCGTGCTGGTGTTCGAGCTGGTGCGACAGCATGGCGTAGCCATGCTCGGGCCGATCCTGCTGCTGGCTGGATTGCTGCAATTGCTGGCCGGGCGCCTGCGCCTGGGTTGCTGGTTCCGCGTCACTGCCCCGGCCGTGGTGTACGGCATGCTGGCGGGCATCGGCGTGCTGATCGTGCTGTCCCAGGTGCATGTGATGTTCGATGCGGCGCCGCAGCCCTCTGGCGTCGACAACCTGCTGGGCTTCCCCGCCACCCTCGCCGCTGCGCTGCCGTTGGAGAGCGCCGGCAGTGGGTGGCAGGCCGGCGCCCTGGGCCTGGGCACCATCGCCCTGATGTGGGGGTGGGATCGCTGGCGCCCGCAGCGGCTGCGCTTCATGCCCGGTGCGTTGCTGGGCGTGGCGGCGATGACTGCGCTCAGCCTGTGGCTGGCGCTGCCGGTCAACCGCGTGCAGGTGCCGGCGGACCTCTCCGAAGCCATCGACTGGCTGCGTCCTGATGACCTCCTGCAACTGGCCGATCCGAGCTTGCTGGTGGCGGCTTTCGCCCTGGCCTTCATCGCCAGCGCCGAAACCCTGCTGTCGGCGGCGGCGGTAGACCGCATGCACAATGGCCAGCGTTCGGATTTCGACCGTGAACTGTCAGCCCAGGGTATCGGCAACATGCTCTGTGGTCTGCTCGGCGCCTTGCCGATGACCGGGGTGATCGTGCGCAGTTCGGCCAACGTCCAAGCCGGCGCCCAGACCCGCGCATCGGCGATCCTGCATGGGGTGTGGCTGCTGGGCTTCGTGGTGGTGCTGGGCAGCGTGCTGCAGCAGATTCCAGTGGCGAGCCTGGCGGGCGTGCTGGTCTACACCGGCATCAAGCTGGTGAACGTCAAAGCGTTCCGTGACCTGGGCCGGTATGGCCGCATGCCGATGTTCACCTACGCCGCGACTGCCTTGGCCATCGTCTTCACCGATTTGCTGACCGGTGTGCTGGTGGGCTTCGCCCTGACCTTGCTGAAGCTGGCGTTCAAGGCCGCGCGGCTGAAGATCAACCTGGTGCCGCTCGACGAGCCCGGACACCTGGAACTGCGCTTGAGCGGTGCGGCGACCTTCCTCAAGGTGCCAGCACTGACCCAGACGCTGGAAAGCGTGCCGCCCGGCACCACGCTACACGTACCGTTGGGCAACCTGAGCTACATCGACCATTCGGTGCTGGAGCTGCTGGAGGACTGGGGGCGTTCGAGCCTGGCCGCCGGTTCGCACTTGCGTATCGAACAGCATGGACTCAAACGCCGCGTGGAGGGCCGGCTACGGCGCCTGGCCCAGGCCTGA
- a CDS encoding carbonic anhydrase, whose amino-acid sequence MPIKDPSKPVPAAPAENADAALKHIVDGFLKFHHDVFPEQQELFKKLATAQKPRAMFITCADSRIVPELITQSSPGDLFVTRNVGNVVPPYGQMNGGVSSAIEYAVMALGVHHIIVCGHSDCGAMRAVLNPQSLAKMPTVSAWLRHAEVARTVVENNCTCDTEHENMQVLTKENVIAQLHHLRTHPSVASRLAAGQLYIHGWVYDIETSRIEAYDAASDAFLPLSAGEPVPCATPRGRY is encoded by the coding sequence ATGCCGATCAAGGACCCATCCAAGCCCGTTCCGGCTGCCCCTGCCGAGAACGCCGATGCCGCCCTGAAGCACATCGTCGACGGCTTCTTGAAATTTCACCATGACGTGTTCCCCGAGCAGCAGGAGCTGTTCAAGAAGCTCGCCACCGCGCAGAAACCCCGCGCCATGTTCATCACCTGCGCCGACTCGCGCATCGTTCCCGAACTGATCACCCAGAGCTCGCCGGGCGACCTGTTCGTAACCCGTAACGTGGGTAACGTGGTGCCGCCTTATGGGCAGATGAACGGTGGTGTTTCCAGCGCCATCGAGTACGCGGTTATGGCGTTGGGCGTTCACCACATCATCGTCTGCGGCCACTCCGACTGCGGCGCCATGCGTGCCGTGCTCAACCCGCAGTCGCTGGCCAAGATGCCCACCGTCTCGGCCTGGCTGCGCCACGCCGAAGTGGCGCGCACCGTGGTCGAGAACAACTGCACCTGCGACACCGAGCACGAGAACATGCAGGTGTTGACCAAGGAAAACGTCATCGCCCAATTGCATCACCTGCGCACCCACCCTTCGGTGGCTTCGCGTCTGGCGGCTGGCCAGTTGTACATCCATGGTTGGGTCTACGACATCGAGACCAGCCGCATCGAAGCCTACGACGCGGCCAGCGACGCCTTCCTTCCGCTCAGTGCCGGTGAGCCGGTGCCCTGCGCGACTCCGAGAGGCCGCTACTAA
- a CDS encoding PA0069 family radical SAM protein, whose protein sequence is MKSAPVRGRGTASNPHNRFAPSISVVEDDGWHQEVPVTQGTEVRIETAKTIIARNTSPDLPFDRSINPYRGCEHGCIYCYARPSHAYWDLSPGLDFETKLIAKTNAAEVLEQQLSKPGYVCAPINLGANTDPYQPIERDHQLSRRLLEVLLRYRHPVTIVTKGSLILRDLDLLSELASLRLVRVMISLTTLDDELKRTLEPRAAAPKARLRAIRVLREAGVPVGVLCSPIIPMINDCELEHLLEAARDAGAQSAAYMMLRLPLEVAPLFEQWLQDHYPQRAAHVLSLMRQSRGGELYDSRFGTRMRGEGVFAELLAQRFAKAARQMGFAGREALALDCSAFCVPGAQMALF, encoded by the coding sequence ATGAAGTCAGCTCCCGTCCGCGGCCGTGGCACGGCCAGCAATCCTCACAACCGCTTCGCCCCGAGCATCTCGGTGGTGGAAGATGACGGCTGGCATCAGGAAGTGCCGGTCACCCAGGGCACCGAGGTGCGGATCGAGACCGCCAAGACCATCATCGCCCGCAACACCTCCCCCGACTTGCCCTTCGACCGTTCGATCAATCCCTACCGCGGCTGCGAGCATGGCTGTATCTACTGCTATGCCCGGCCGAGCCATGCCTACTGGGACCTGTCCCCTGGCCTGGATTTCGAAACCAAGCTGATCGCCAAGACCAATGCCGCCGAGGTGCTCGAACAGCAGTTGAGCAAGCCGGGTTACGTCTGTGCGCCGATCAACCTGGGTGCCAACACCGATCCCTACCAGCCGATCGAGCGCGACCACCAGCTCAGTCGCCGTCTGCTCGAGGTGCTGTTGCGCTATCGCCACCCGGTGACCATCGTGACCAAAGGCTCGCTGATCCTGCGCGACCTCGACCTGCTGAGCGAATTGGCCAGCCTGCGCCTGGTGCGGGTGATGATCAGCCTCACCACGCTGGACGATGAGCTCAAGCGCACGCTGGAGCCGCGTGCAGCGGCGCCGAAGGCTCGGTTGCGGGCCATTCGCGTGTTGCGCGAAGCAGGCGTGCCGGTGGGGGTGCTGTGCTCGCCGATCATTCCGATGATCAACGATTGCGAACTGGAGCACCTGCTCGAAGCGGCGCGTGACGCTGGCGCGCAGAGCGCCGCCTACATGATGCTGCGCCTGCCGCTGGAGGTGGCGCCGCTGTTCGAGCAATGGCTGCAGGATCATTACCCGCAACGGGCGGCGCATGTGCTGAGCCTGATGCGTCAGAGCCGGGGTGGCGAGTTGTATGACAGTCGTTTCGGAACGCGCATGCGTGGCGAAGGCGTGTTCGCCGAGCTGTTGGCCCAGCGCTTTGCCAAGGCCGCTCGGCAGATGGGCTTTGCCGGACGCGAGGCGTTGGCGTTGGACTGCTCGGCGTTTTGCGTGCCAGGGGCGCAGATGGCGTTGTTTTGA
- a CDS encoding YheV family putative zinc ribbon protein yields the protein MSEGAVSTTKKRFIAGAVCPACSEPDKLMMWSEDGVPHRECVACGFTDTLNEQGLSVPKELGTRVNQQAVKAQPVQVQTVQFFPNPKLKKTD from the coding sequence ATGAGCGAGGGCGCTGTCAGCACGACCAAGAAACGCTTCATCGCCGGGGCGGTCTGCCCGGCGTGCAGTGAGCCGGACAAGCTGATGATGTGGAGCGAAGACGGCGTGCCGCACCGCGAATGCGTGGCCTGCGGTTTCACCGACACGCTCAACGAGCAAGGCCTGTCGGTGCCCAAGGAGCTTGGCACCCGGGTCAACCAGCAGGCGGTCAAGGCGCAGCCGGTACAGGTGCAGACCGTGCAGTTCTTCCCCAACCCGAAGTTGAAGAAGACCGACTGA